The genomic region TTCTGGTGACTATCTCATTTTTGTTTAAATTTTCATTCCGGTCGGCCAGATAAATGCCGGCCAGGTTCGCGCCGGTTGTGTTTTCGGCCCTGCTCAGAACAATCTTCAACACCTCGTCAAGTTCCAGAGATTGGTTGATCTCCTGGCCGGCCTCACTCAGCAGCAACAACTCATTGGCCGAAGCTTTAAATTGCGTCGGCGACTGGCCCTGTTTGAGCGCCTGAATTTCCAAAATGCGCTCAAGCTTTAAAACCAACTCTGCGCCGGTGATGGGAAAAAGCAGGTAATCCGCTGCGCCATGCTGCAATTGGGCAATGGCCTGCTGCCGCTGATTGGGTTTGGCCAATACCAACACCGTTGTTTGGGGCGCAACCGGCGTCAACCCGGCCAAAAATGAATCGGCAGGGGCCATTTGGGGCAGTAGCTCCACCTCAATAAGCAAAACGGCGTAAACCTGCTCAGATAATTGGTCAACAAGCGGGGTATCACTGCGCCATAGCTCAACCGGCCATGCGTGATGGCCGGCCTCTGCTTCAAGTATCTTCTTCAGTTCCGGTCCCTGGGCAGACGCTATCAGAATGGCGCTTGTTCTCATTTTTCGTCGTTCGTCCCCGGTCATTCGTCAGAGATGACAGAGCCATTAAGCTTCAGCGGTGAGGCGTAACTTCATGATTACACTTTTACTATACCATTAGCTATACTATTTTCAAAGTCTGGATTCGTTACCCTTAAAATTGGCGATGTTGGGATGCTGGTACTATTGGAATGGCAACCAGAAAATGTTAGATTCTTTTATATAACCCCCTGGAAGATGATGAGATGTTACCACCCCTCCAACCACCAAGTAAAGAAGTTGACGTAGATTTTTTGGTATTTGTTGAAAGGTATGCCACCGATTTGTTAAAGTGGGATATTTTGACCTTTTTTGCCGACAACCCGAATTTTCACGCCTCTGCGGCAAATATTGCCCAACGCATTGGGCGCAGTATTCACTCGGTTCGCCCCGAACTGGGCGATTTAGTATTACTGGGTATTTTGAAGCAAACTAAGGCCCCGGATGATCAGGTTTTATATCAATTGACCGAAGAACCCTATCTGCGGAAAATTACCCTAAAGTTTGCCGACCAATTGACCACCCGGCCCCTGGTTTAAAAGCTGGAGCCTGCGGTAATAATCAAAAGCTGGTAGTGGTCAAATGGTGACTGATGGAGTCACAAAGTTAGCTTTGCCGTTCCGTCGCCATCAGTTAATATAACCACTACCCAAAAGCTATAGGCCGATCCTGGCTATGGCTTTTTGATTTTTAAGACCCTTCTTGATAGTGAACATCCTTATTATGTTCAGTTGTACTCTATCTTAAAACATGGTAGAATTGACATTATCTCTACAACAAAGGATTAAATTTTAGCCCCTATGGATATTACCTGGTATGGTCATGCTTGCTTCCGTTTGAAAAGTCGGGATGCCACGGTAATCACCGACCCTTATGATAAAACCCTCGGCTTATCCTTGCCCAGTCTCAAAGCAGATATTGTTACGGTAAGCCATAACACGCCCCACCACAATCATACTGCCGGGGTAAAAGGAAATTTTAAGGTTATTGATCATCCCGGCGAGTACGAAATAAGCGGGGTGTTTGTTACCGGCATTCGGATGCTTCCCAGAAACGCCAAAGCCGCCGAATCAAACAACGTTTTTGTGATTTATTTGGATGACATTGCCCTGTGTCACCTGGGCGACCTGGCGCATGTGCCCACTCAAAAGCAGGTAGAGGAGATGGGCAGCATTGATGTGTTGTTGGTGCCGGTGGGCGGTCAAAATGCGTTAAAAGCCACGCAGGCCGCCGAGGTAATCAGCCTGATTGAACCCTATATTGTTATTCCCATGCATTACAAACTGCCCAATATTACCCTCAAACTCGATCCGGTGAGCAAATTTTTAAAGGAAATGGGCATTGCCAAAACCGAAACGATTGATACTTTGAAGTTAACCAGAACCAACTTGCCCGAAGAAACGCAAGTGATATTGCTGGAAGCAAAAGCATAGGTGCAAAAGCATAGGTGCAAAAGCATAGGTGAACAAAAGCCCATGAACGAGAGTACTGTTGCAAACAATCGTCTCAAGTTGATTTGGCGCGTAGTAATTGTGGTGGTGGCGCTGATTATTATTGGTTTCTTGGTTTATCCCCTGGTTCAGGAGCAATTTTTATCTGAGCGTAGCGGCGATACGGCCCCTATTTCAACCGAAGCTCAAGCCCTGGTCACCGGCCCCGAAGCGACAGTTCAGGCTAATCCAGATTCCGTTGAAGCGTGGTTCAATTTGGGTAAAGCGCACTATGAAGCAGGCCAGTGGGCCCAGGCCGCAGCCGCCTTTCAAAAAACAGTGGAGTTAGACCCCACCCACCAGGCGGCTTATGCCAATTTGGGCGCGGCCTATCATCGCCAGGACCAACTTGATTCGGCCCTGACTCAATACCAAAAGGCGCTGGAACTAAATCCCGATGATGGCGAAGTGATTTACAACCTGGCCGCGGTCTACATCCAGCAGGCCACCCAAAGCGGCAGCCAACCCGATGCTGATTTATTGAATCAAGCCATAGAGCAATTGCACCGCGCTCTGGAACTGGCCCCTGGCTCCAGCGAGCCTTACTTTGGCCTGGGCGTGGCCTACATGGCCTTGAATCAGCGCGAGCAGGCCATTGAGGCTTTTGAAACTTTTTTAGCCCGAGACCCCGGCCAGGACCCGCGGGCCAGCCAGGAGGCGCAGCGTTATTTACAAATGTTGCGCGGCCAATAAACCTTAAAATAAACCCTGGCCCGGCTTCGGCCCGCATCTTTTGGAGTTGACGTAAGACTTTAATAATGGGGGCCGAAGCGTACTTTTAACAAAATCAAACAAACCGGAGGAGGCCCGAGTCTATATCAATGTGCCAAGACTTTAGAAGATGCTGACCAGCTCCTGCTGAGGAGGGTGTTAATGTCTCCCCCCATCACCTCAATCCCAATGAAATTCCTCACCGTTTCCCAGGACTGGCCGGCGAACGAATGGGGCAATGCAAAATAAAATTATGCGGCATTTGCCCGCCACAAAAGTTACTACCCGTTAGGCTGCCTGTGAGCAAACGATCCTTAAGCCTTTCCTTGATATTTA from Anaerolineae bacterium harbors:
- a CDS encoding MBL fold metallo-hydrolase, encoding MDITWYGHACFRLKSRDATVITDPYDKTLGLSLPSLKADIVTVSHNTPHHNHTAGVKGNFKVIDHPGEYEISGVFVTGIRMLPRNAKAAESNNVFVIYLDDIALCHLGDLAHVPTQKQVEEMGSIDVLLVPVGGQNALKATQAAEVISLIEPYIVIPMHYKLPNITLKLDPVSKFLKEMGIAKTETIDTLKLTRTNLPEETQVILLEAKA
- a CDS encoding tetratricopeptide repeat protein, which produces MNESTVANNRLKLIWRVVIVVVALIIIGFLVYPLVQEQFLSERSGDTAPISTEAQALVTGPEATVQANPDSVEAWFNLGKAHYEAGQWAQAAAAFQKTVELDPTHQAAYANLGAAYHRQDQLDSALTQYQKALELNPDDGEVIYNLAAVYIQQATQSGSQPDADLLNQAIEQLHRALELAPGSSEPYFGLGVAYMALNQREQAIEAFETFLARDPGQDPRASQEAQRYLQMLRGQ